A single genomic interval of Stieleria maiorica harbors:
- a CDS encoding CAP domain-containing protein — protein MRFTICFPLFILLTAVLVAQESSETNDITDRVESAIVSRTNDFRKENELPRVSSNEKLTSAAKKFAEFMAETEKYGHRADGRTPAQRAKASGYQYCVVRENIAYRTNTGGVTADSLTEVFVQGWIDSPPHRENLLADYVTQTGVGVASSDGVTYYAVQLFGRPKSAAFKVEISNRSDQPQTIIAESNNSQDEFELPPRGVVRMKRCFPATITTKSGEQTILVKDAANLVIDDEGLETAQ, from the coding sequence ATGCGTTTCACAATCTGTTTCCCCCTTTTCATCCTTCTGACGGCCGTCCTGGTCGCTCAAGAATCATCCGAAACGAACGACATCACCGACCGGGTCGAGTCAGCCATCGTTTCGCGGACGAATGATTTTCGCAAGGAAAATGAATTGCCACGTGTTTCCAGCAATGAAAAGTTGACATCGGCGGCAAAGAAGTTTGCCGAATTCATGGCGGAAACCGAGAAATACGGCCACCGGGCGGACGGGCGGACCCCGGCCCAGCGGGCGAAGGCTTCCGGATACCAATACTGCGTGGTGCGCGAGAACATCGCTTACCGAACGAATACCGGCGGCGTCACGGCGGACAGCTTGACTGAGGTGTTCGTGCAGGGCTGGATCGATTCGCCGCCGCACCGTGAAAACTTGCTGGCCGACTATGTGACGCAAACCGGCGTCGGCGTGGCATCAAGTGATGGGGTGACGTATTACGCTGTGCAACTGTTTGGACGCCCGAAATCAGCCGCATTCAAGGTGGAAATATCCAATCGATCGGATCAACCCCAGACGATCATCGCGGAATCCAACAACAGTCAGGACGAATTCGAACTGCCACCCAGAGGAGTTGTTCGTATGAAGCGGTGCTTTCCAGCAACCATCACGACCAAGTCCGGGGAGCAGACGATCCTGGTAAAGGATGCAGCCAATCTTGTCATCGACGACGAAGGCTTGGAAACTGCACAGTGA
- a CDS encoding App1 family protein has protein sequence MATTPGSAWQRELKSWLARAASAADDLADAGIRRLRKRFGRAGIAQIQPYMGYASTDTAHLHGRILTNPPIDSDYHRDQWWENLGHTVQRFATNEVPGAEIEASFNGRRGTAVSDDEGYFHLTLPRPQDGDDVFWDVASFRILNPADAAQQPSRATCGVMAVPNDAAFGIISDVDDTILHTGATDIATMAKLTFFGNARTRAPLYGVAELYERLQSGGVECPANPIFYVSSSPWNLYDLLEDFLELNAIPRGPLLLRDLGFDENIFLKSGHDHKLDKARRLINTFDHLPFLLFGDSGQEDARLYAAAASEFPDRIAGIFIRDIDPDVVSDHNEKVDRYVRQAAEVGVPMYLVSDSSQAAEIAVEHGWLSRNCLDGIADATRRDRERPAGTVQP, from the coding sequence ATGGCAACCACCCCAGGATCGGCATGGCAGCGTGAACTGAAGTCTTGGTTGGCGCGTGCGGCGTCGGCGGCCGATGACTTGGCCGATGCCGGCATTCGTCGGCTGCGAAAACGATTCGGTCGGGCGGGTATCGCCCAAATCCAGCCTTATATGGGCTATGCTTCAACTGATACGGCGCATTTGCACGGTCGTATCCTGACGAATCCTCCCATCGATTCGGATTATCATCGCGATCAGTGGTGGGAGAATTTAGGTCACACCGTCCAGCGATTTGCGACCAACGAAGTCCCCGGCGCAGAAATCGAGGCGAGTTTCAACGGTCGACGCGGGACCGCAGTCAGCGATGACGAAGGGTATTTCCACCTGACATTACCGAGACCTCAGGACGGAGACGACGTCTTTTGGGACGTCGCCAGTTTCCGAATTCTCAATCCCGCAGACGCAGCGCAGCAACCGAGTCGCGCCACCTGTGGTGTGATGGCGGTGCCCAATGATGCCGCGTTTGGAATCATCAGTGATGTTGACGACACGATCTTACACACCGGGGCGACGGACATCGCCACCATGGCCAAACTGACCTTCTTCGGCAATGCCCGCACCCGGGCGCCATTGTACGGCGTTGCGGAACTCTACGAGCGATTGCAGAGCGGCGGTGTTGAATGCCCCGCCAATCCGATCTTCTATGTGTCCAGTTCTCCCTGGAATCTCTACGATCTGCTGGAAGATTTCTTGGAACTGAACGCGATCCCGCGTGGGCCATTGCTGCTGCGAGATCTCGGGTTTGACGAAAACATTTTTCTGAAATCCGGCCATGATCACAAACTCGACAAGGCGCGGCGATTGATCAACACATTCGATCATCTGCCATTCCTGCTTTTCGGTGATTCCGGACAAGAAGACGCTCGACTGTATGCAGCGGCCGCAAGCGAGTTTCCGGATCGCATCGCGGGGATCTTTATTCGTGACATCGACCCCGACGTTGTCAGTGACCACAATGAAAAGGTCGATCGATACGTCCGCCAAGCCGCCGAAGTCGGCGTGCCGATGTACTTGGTCAGTGACAGCAGCCAAGCCGCCGAAATCGCAGTCGAGCACGGTTGGCTTTCCCGGAATTGCCTGGACGGGATCGCCGACGCAACGCGGCGTGACAGGGAGCGTCCCGCTGGTACGGTTCAGCCCTAG
- a CDS encoding PA2169 family four-helix-bundle protein — protein sequence MSLETKTDLNQTTIDKIQKLIRANIDSYNGFHESAEELNDAELTALFKKLGDQRSAMATQLQEFVEFNGKEAEDDGSVAAKTHRIWINIRGKLNGGDPHVILIEAERGEDHIKEAYEDVLKETAGSAINDVLTRQYAEVKAGHDKVRDLRDAYKNR from the coding sequence ATGAGTTTGGAAACGAAAACTGACCTGAATCAAACGACGATCGACAAGATTCAAAAGCTGATTCGCGCGAACATCGACTCGTACAATGGGTTTCACGAATCGGCAGAAGAGTTGAACGACGCCGAGCTAACGGCGCTGTTTAAAAAGCTTGGCGATCAGCGATCCGCCATGGCGACGCAATTGCAAGAGTTCGTCGAATTCAACGGCAAGGAAGCGGAGGACGATGGCAGTGTCGCGGCCAAAACGCACCGCATCTGGATCAACATCCGTGGCAAGCTCAATGGCGGCGATCCCCATGTGATCCTGATTGAAGCCGAGCGAGGCGAAGATCACATCAAGGAAGCTTATGAGGATGTGTTGAAGGAGACTGCCGGCAGTGCCATCAACGATGTCTTGACTAGGCAATATGCCGAGGTTAAGGCCGGGCACGACAAGGTTCGGGATCTTCGAGACGCATACAAGAATCGCTAA
- a CDS encoding glutamate--cysteine ligase family protein — MDRYQQLVGAIKDESFIYWDIRLPAKVPTIEFRGADVMTRVEETVGYVGLVRAMVMTAIDEERRDAPFKNIHPNILSYALWHSARFGVSDQLIDPAAGDKIAVANMADRVFDGLNGALQRSGERECVDRFVQNALQHGTGADRQRQIGDLILAVQIVIAETVPAASIAAPQAC; from the coding sequence ATGGATCGATATCAGCAACTCGTTGGAGCGATCAAAGACGAAAGCTTTATCTACTGGGATATTCGCCTGCCAGCGAAGGTGCCGACGATCGAGTTTAGAGGAGCGGATGTGATGACGCGGGTCGAGGAAACGGTCGGATACGTTGGCTTGGTGCGAGCCATGGTGATGACAGCGATCGACGAGGAAAGGCGTGACGCTCCCTTTAAGAACATCCATCCTAACATCCTTTCCTATGCACTTTGGCATTCTGCCCGCTTCGGAGTGTCCGATCAACTGATCGATCCGGCAGCCGGGGACAAGATTGCAGTCGCCAACATGGCGGATCGGGTGTTCGATGGATTGAACGGTGCGCTGCAACGATCAGGAGAACGAGAGTGCGTTGATAGGTTCGTGCAGAACGCTCTGCAGCATGGAACCGGTGCTGACCGGCAACGGCAAATCGGTGACCTGATCCTTGCCGTCCAAATCGTGATTGCAGAAACGGTACCCGCAGCTTCCATTGCCGCACCGCAGGCATGCTGA
- a CDS encoding pyridoxamine 5'-phosphate oxidase family protein — translation MNTEKKLLDLIHGFDNAMLVTKTPSGALDARPMAVAQATDDGRLWFVTDRNSGKITDLMNDQDVAVTMQSSRKFVTISGTCRVVDDRAKIEEVWNEIWKVWFPGGQSDPSIVLLKVDPQRGEYWDNSGVAGIKYLIKAGKAYLQGERAETDASVNASVVL, via the coding sequence ATGAACACCGAAAAAAAGCTGCTCGACCTGATCCATGGCTTCGACAACGCGATGCTAGTAACGAAAACCCCAAGCGGGGCACTCGACGCGCGCCCGATGGCGGTTGCCCAGGCGACCGACGATGGCCGGTTGTGGTTTGTTACCGATCGCAACTCAGGAAAGATCACCGACTTGATGAATGATCAAGACGTCGCAGTGACGATGCAAAGCTCTCGGAAATTTGTCACGATTTCCGGCACATGCCGCGTTGTCGATGATCGTGCAAAGATCGAAGAGGTCTGGAATGAGATTTGGAAGGTTTGGTTTCCTGGTGGTCAATCCGACCCCTCGATTGTTCTGTTGAAGGTTGATCCACAACGCGGGGAGTACTGGGACAACAGTGGTGTGGCAGGGATAAAGTACCTGATCAAGGCAGGGAAGGCGTACTTGCAGGGCGAGCGAGCCGAAACCGATGCAAGTGTGAACGCTTCGGTTGTGCTGTAG
- a CDS encoding zinc ribbon domain-containing protein translates to MQQPKKDTAPLNETTCTQCGKPVDDRAPACPYCGEKVYVEHPGDITPTRHEPVEANHGPQEPKSPRGRR, encoded by the coding sequence ATGCAACAACCCAAAAAAGACACTGCACCGCTGAATGAAACGACCTGCACGCAGTGTGGCAAACCAGTCGACGACCGCGCGCCAGCTTGCCCCTACTGCGGCGAAAAAGTCTATGTTGAGCACCCTGGCGATATCACTCCGACAAGGCACGAGCCTGTTGAGGCGAATCATGGGCCCCAAGAACCGAAGTCGCCGCGTGGTCGAAGGTAA
- a CDS encoding hypervirulence associated TUDOR domain-containing protein produces the protein MGQKFQVKQYVQWNYGNGTATGKIQEAFKEKVTRRLQGNEVTRNATEDDPAYLIEQEDGDQVLKSESELSNA, from the coding sequence ATGGGTCAGAAGTTCCAAGTCAAACAGTACGTTCAATGGAATTACGGAAACGGAACGGCGACGGGAAAAATTCAAGAGGCATTCAAAGAGAAAGTCACACGTAGGCTTCAAGGGAACGAAGTGACTCGCAATGCAACCGAGGACGATCCAGCCTACCTCATTGAGCAAGAAGATGGCGACCAAGTGCTCAAGAGCGAAAGCGAGTTGAGCAACGCGTAG
- a CDS encoding mechanosensitive ion channel domain-containing protein: MFYLANRVCARSQPLTGRLAAAILFTFYSTGVVAQNPVPTAEEVAAEVTGDTSTQNVEVAKEVQVDPVTSDQQIAERLSEIMAATNWFDSPAVKVDQGVVFLSGTADTLKHQQWIESTAINTSDVVAVVNRVKVAERPLWNFSPAIESVKQLSREATSVLPLIIVAIFIGIVAYFAARLAARATRYVSRRRIESGLLRQVGGNAVGVLVFLIGLYLALRVSGLTRLAVTLLGGTGLVGLALGFAFRDIAENYLASILLSLNHPFRVGDLIEVEGTLGYVRKVTTRGTVLNTMEGNQVQLPNSTVYKGKIINYTATPLVRKDFSVGIGFDDSVVEAQAILMGVLREHIAVVEDPAPVVVVESLGSATVNLRAYYWMDQQQHSVFKVTSSVIRQAKQHLTEAKITMPDEARELVFPQGVPVQLDRTRTNQAEREAVGAASSGPPRLMSVENEPEVSVGEGELTSEQAEVMRATANDETVADEANLIE; encoded by the coding sequence ATGTTTTACCTCGCCAATCGTGTTTGTGCACGATCACAGCCCCTGACCGGCCGTTTAGCCGCGGCAATCTTGTTCACGTTCTACTCCACCGGGGTGGTCGCACAAAACCCCGTGCCGACGGCGGAAGAAGTGGCGGCGGAGGTGACCGGCGACACATCCACGCAAAATGTCGAAGTTGCTAAAGAGGTGCAGGTTGATCCGGTCACCAGTGACCAACAAATTGCCGAGCGACTGTCCGAAATCATGGCGGCGACGAATTGGTTCGATTCGCCCGCGGTCAAAGTGGACCAGGGCGTCGTGTTTCTAAGCGGCACCGCAGACACGCTGAAGCATCAACAGTGGATCGAGTCCACCGCGATCAACACATCTGATGTGGTGGCGGTCGTGAATCGAGTGAAAGTCGCGGAGCGTCCGCTGTGGAACTTTTCGCCCGCGATCGAGTCCGTCAAACAACTCAGCCGTGAAGCAACCAGCGTGTTGCCGCTGATCATCGTGGCCATCTTCATCGGAATCGTTGCCTACTTCGCCGCTCGGTTGGCCGCACGAGCGACACGCTACGTCAGCCGTAGACGCATCGAGAGCGGATTGTTGCGTCAGGTTGGCGGGAACGCCGTGGGAGTGCTGGTGTTCTTAATCGGGCTCTATTTAGCGCTGCGAGTCTCGGGACTCACGCGTCTTGCCGTCACGCTGCTTGGAGGAACAGGATTAGTTGGACTCGCGCTCGGGTTCGCGTTTCGAGATATCGCCGAGAATTACCTTGCCAGCATCCTGCTTTCACTCAACCACCCGTTCCGCGTCGGTGACCTGATCGAAGTGGAAGGCACCCTCGGCTATGTCCGTAAAGTCACCACGCGGGGAACCGTACTCAATACGATGGAAGGGAACCAAGTGCAGCTTCCCAACAGCACGGTCTACAAAGGCAAGATCATCAATTACACCGCGACACCACTCGTCCGCAAAGACTTTTCGGTCGGAATCGGGTTCGATGATTCGGTGGTCGAAGCACAGGCGATCTTGATGGGAGTGCTCCGCGAACACATCGCCGTGGTAGAGGACCCGGCCCCCGTGGTGGTCGTCGAATCACTGGGTTCGGCGACGGTCAACCTACGCGCCTATTATTGGATGGACCAACAACAGCATTCCGTTTTCAAGGTCACCAGCAGCGTGATCCGGCAGGCGAAGCAGCATCTCACTGAAGCAAAGATCACCATGCCGGACGAAGCCCGCGAATTGGTGTTTCCACAAGGTGTCCCCGTGCAACTGGACCGCACGCGAACCAACCAGGCGGAACGCGAAGCAGTGGGCGCCGCATCCAGCGGCCCACCACGTCTCATGTCGGTTGAGAATGAACCGGAAGTCAGCGTCGGAGAAGGCGAACTGACGAGCGAACAGGCCGAAGTCATGCGAGCGACCGCTAATGATGAAACGGTCGCGGATGAAGCCAACCTGATCGAGTGA
- a CDS encoding arylsulfatase, protein MLLVATFGLADDRPNVILIVTDDQGYGDMSCHGNPFLQTPNLDRLAGQSVRLENYHVDPVCTPTRAALMTGRYSTRVGAWDVVQGRQLLDPDEVTMAGVFSAAGYRTAMFGKWHLGDTWPYAPRYRGFQEVVRHLAGGIDEIGNPIGNDYFDDTYYRNGTRGTIEGYCTDVFFDQCERFIGQSSESPFFVYLPLNAMHSPHTVAKRYYEPFLAEGHNEKRAKFFGQIINFDKNLGRLLELLDARKLAENTILIFMSDNGTAEGVDREGGSGYNAAMRGKKGSVYEGGHRVACFVRWPAELQAGRRIHQLTCCRDWLPTLIDWCGLSKSKDVTFDGRSLQPLIRGGADSWPERTLFIQRQPDRPRLVSVNQGRSRYAVLTQRWRLVGDELYDIINDPSQTTDVAAKHPEVVRELRSQYERHFADVFADGGAYTRFQIGAAEENPTLLTVRDWHPTNGNVIWKQDQLGDDALTINGFWAIHVVTAGRYTIRLSRFPDDAPAPMGADRAVLKIGDKQWSKRLGGDETSVTFNVELPQGPAILSTFLTDQQGEVRGAYFVHAERLGVSGDDDDTLAVTHPR, encoded by the coding sequence ATGCTGCTGGTGGCCACCTTTGGGCTGGCTGACGATCGGCCCAATGTGATTTTGATCGTGACCGATGACCAGGGCTACGGCGACATGTCGTGTCACGGAAACCCGTTCTTACAGACGCCCAACCTGGATCGTCTGGCCGGGCAGAGCGTGCGGTTGGAGAACTATCACGTCGATCCGGTCTGCACGCCGACCCGCGCCGCGCTGATGACCGGGCGATACTCGACACGCGTCGGGGCCTGGGACGTCGTGCAGGGGCGGCAACTTCTGGACCCCGATGAAGTGACCATGGCGGGCGTGTTCTCCGCGGCGGGTTATCGCACCGCGATGTTCGGCAAGTGGCACCTCGGCGACACCTGGCCGTACGCCCCGCGGTATCGCGGGTTTCAGGAAGTCGTCCGGCATCTGGCCGGCGGCATCGACGAGATCGGCAACCCGATCGGCAACGACTACTTCGACGACACCTACTACCGAAACGGAACGCGGGGAACGATCGAGGGCTATTGCACCGACGTGTTTTTTGACCAGTGCGAACGGTTCATCGGCCAGTCGTCCGAATCGCCGTTCTTCGTCTACCTGCCGCTCAACGCGATGCACAGCCCACACACGGTGGCCAAACGGTACTACGAACCCTTCTTGGCGGAGGGACACAACGAGAAACGAGCAAAGTTTTTCGGGCAAATCATCAACTTCGACAAAAATTTGGGAAGGCTGTTGGAACTGCTCGACGCCCGCAAACTTGCCGAGAACACGATTCTGATTTTCATGAGCGACAACGGGACCGCCGAAGGAGTCGATCGCGAGGGTGGCAGCGGATACAACGCGGCAATGCGCGGCAAAAAGGGTTCGGTCTACGAAGGTGGGCATCGTGTCGCCTGCTTTGTTCGTTGGCCTGCCGAGTTGCAGGCCGGTCGGCGAATCCACCAACTGACCTGCTGCCGCGACTGGTTGCCGACGTTGATCGATTGGTGTGGTCTTTCCAAGTCGAAGGACGTCACGTTTGACGGCCGAAGCCTGCAGCCGTTGATCCGTGGCGGCGCTGATTCCTGGCCCGAACGAACCCTGTTTATTCAACGACAACCCGACCGCCCCCGGTTGGTCAGCGTGAACCAAGGTCGGTCACGCTACGCAGTGCTGACCCAGCGGTGGCGTTTGGTCGGCGATGAGCTTTATGACATCATCAATGATCCCAGTCAGACGACCGACGTGGCGGCGAAGCACCCCGAAGTGGTGCGCGAACTAAGGTCGCAGTACGAGCGGCATTTCGCCGACGTGTTTGCCGATGGCGGAGCCTACACGCGGTTTCAGATCGGCGCGGCCGAAGAGAACCCGACGCTGCTGACCGTACGCGATTGGCATCCGACCAACGGGAACGTGATTTGGAAACAAGACCAGCTGGGCGACGACGCACTGACGATCAACGGTTTTTGGGCGATCCATGTCGTGACGGCCGGCCGCTACACCATTCGACTGTCCAGGTTTCCCGACGATGCACCGGCGCCGATGGGAGCCGATCGGGCGGTGCTGAAGATCGGAGACAAACAGTGGTCGAAGCGACTCGGCGGAGACGAAACCTCTGTCACGTTCAACGTCGAATTGCCTCAGGGGCCGGCAATCCTCTCGACATTCCTAACCGATCAACAGGGCGAGGTTCGCGGGGCCTACTTTGTTCATGCGGAACGACTAGGCGTCTCGGGTGACGACGACGACACACTCGCCGTGACCCATCCAAGGTGA
- a CDS encoding sulfatase-like hydrolase/transferase, with amino-acid sequence MKPFALLSFVLLLGSVHALADDRPNIIVIMADDMGYADAGFTGAKDIQTPNLDKLAASGVVFRQGYANHPFCGPTRAALMSGRYQHRFGFETNPAYDPANPIMGIDPDVTLFPKRLQKAGYVTGCVGKWHLGAAAPFHPNNRGFDYFYGFLGGGHDYFRIDLTQPVKEAYLQSLTRNDKPATFDGYLTTGLSRDAAGFVASNKDKPFFLYLAYNAPHGPLQAPDEDIERYKHIEDQKRRVYAAMVDVMDRGIGEVISAVEENGLRDNTLIFFLSDNGGPQATKQKPGKWNGSSNEPFRGGKGDLYEGGVHVPFIASWPTKIPAGTTFDSPVISIDISRTAIAAAGATPGDKHAMEGVDLIPFVTGEKTGAPHDNLYWRSGPRWSVLAADGTKHVQENDSKSAQLFFLPDDVSESNDLITDKPERARQLRETFERWDEENVPCRLMGYIDYHKKRDVFFSEAIPEEAKESGYKPNVKGNFK; translated from the coding sequence ATGAAGCCCTTCGCACTCCTCTCCTTCGTCCTCCTGCTGGGATCCGTCCACGCCCTCGCCGACGACCGGCCCAACATCATCGTCATCATGGCGGATGACATGGGCTATGCCGACGCCGGCTTCACGGGCGCGAAGGACATCCAAACGCCCAACCTGGACAAGCTGGCCGCATCCGGCGTGGTCTTTCGCCAAGGCTACGCCAACCATCCGTTCTGCGGACCGACGCGTGCCGCGCTGATGTCGGGCCGCTATCAGCATCGATTCGGTTTCGAAACCAACCCGGCCTACGACCCGGCCAACCCGATCATGGGCATCGATCCCGATGTCACGCTGTTTCCAAAGCGGTTGCAAAAAGCCGGCTACGTCACCGGTTGTGTCGGCAAATGGCACCTCGGTGCAGCCGCACCGTTTCACCCCAACAACCGGGGATTCGATTACTTCTATGGCTTTCTCGGTGGAGGTCACGACTACTTTCGGATCGACTTAACTCAGCCTGTCAAGGAAGCTTACCTGCAAAGCCTGACCCGCAACGACAAACCCGCAACCTTCGACGGTTACCTGACCACCGGACTCAGCCGCGATGCAGCCGGTTTTGTCGCGAGCAACAAGGACAAGCCGTTCTTTCTGTACCTCGCCTACAACGCGCCGCACGGCCCGTTGCAGGCACCCGACGAGGACATCGAGCGTTACAAACACATCGAAGATCAGAAGCGGCGCGTCTACGCAGCGATGGTGGATGTGATGGATCGCGGAATCGGTGAAGTGATCTCGGCGGTGGAGGAAAATGGCCTTCGCGACAACACCCTGATCTTCTTCCTCAGCGACAACGGCGGTCCGCAGGCAACCAAGCAGAAGCCGGGTAAATGGAACGGATCATCGAACGAACCGTTTCGTGGCGGCAAAGGCGATCTCTATGAAGGCGGCGTTCACGTCCCCTTCATCGCCTCCTGGCCGACCAAGATTCCCGCCGGAACGACGTTTGACTCGCCCGTCATCTCGATCGACATCTCACGCACCGCGATCGCCGCGGCAGGAGCAACTCCCGGAGACAAACACGCGATGGAAGGCGTCGACCTGATTCCGTTTGTCACCGGCGAGAAAACCGGCGCCCCACATGACAATTTGTACTGGCGCAGCGGGCCAAGGTGGTCGGTGCTCGCCGCCGACGGAACCAAACACGTTCAAGAAAACGACAGCAAGTCAGCGCAGCTGTTTTTCCTGCCCGACGATGTTTCGGAATCGAACGACTTGATCACCGACAAGCCAGAACGTGCACGCCAGCTCCGTGAAACATTCGAGCGTTGGGACGAAGAAAACGTGCCTTGCCGCTTGATGGGTTACATCGACTATCACAAAAAGCGCGACGTCTTTTTTTCAGAGGCGATCCCTGAGGAAGCCAAGGAGTCCGGCTATAAACCTAACGTCAAAGGCAACTTTAAATAG